In the Pseudomonas orientalis genome, one interval contains:
- a CDS encoding VRR-NUC domain-containing protein translates to MPGPLAPVVARIIDGAYRAYRANQAFENTKTAAELAQLALQIAERRKQIKQTLRDTIEAMTREIEVKSSTFAVVDRGGNSTVSRRGQENITFKEYIERKVPFRPAISQVCAVALQMPIKVPRRIRKKIAGDTVQITIEIALKQFTASLFFEAVDEALAWRSPLKAEPNYNGSSRKALLGDPATRPKRFGSAVQPFWPRPKGLLAPDLVVVEYRQEPFETENVFAAVEIKFPGDWAREEQLNDYVRLMTPQTGVNPHKVGKEKVALLRVPEDCIGFDADEKKSTPNEQTRKKK, encoded by the coding sequence ATGCCCGGTCCCCTAGCCCCCGTGGTCGCCCGGATTATCGACGGTGCCTACCGCGCCTATCGGGCCAATCAAGCGTTCGAAAATACCAAGACCGCCGCCGAGCTGGCCCAGCTCGCCTTGCAAATTGCCGAGCGCAGGAAGCAGATCAAGCAAACCCTTCGCGACACCATTGAAGCGATGACCCGCGAAATCGAGGTCAAGAGTTCGACCTTTGCCGTGGTGGATCGCGGTGGCAACAGCACGGTGTCCCGACGAGGCCAGGAAAACATCACGTTCAAGGAATACATCGAACGCAAGGTGCCTTTTCGCCCGGCGATCAGCCAGGTCTGCGCCGTTGCGTTGCAGATGCCGATCAAGGTGCCGCGTCGTATACGCAAGAAAATCGCCGGCGATACGGTGCAAATCACCATCGAGATCGCCCTCAAGCAGTTCACCGCCTCGTTGTTTTTCGAGGCCGTCGACGAAGCGCTGGCATGGCGCAGCCCGCTCAAGGCGGAACCCAACTACAACGGCAGCAGCAGGAAGGCGTTGTTGGGTGATCCGGCCACGCGGCCCAAGCGCTTTGGAAGTGCCGTGCAGCCTTTTTGGCCACGGCCCAAGGGCTTGCTTGCGCCGGACCTGGTGGTCGTTGAGTACCGGCAGGAGCCGTTTGAAACCGAGAATGTGTTTGCGGCGGTAGAGATCAAGTTTCCGGGGGATTGGGCGAGGGAAGAACAACTGAATGATTACGTCCGGCTCATGACACCGCAAACAGGCGTCAATCCACACAAAGTCGGCAAGGAAAAAGTTGCGCTGCTTCGGGTTCCGGAAGATTGCATTGGCTTTGACGCGGATGAGAAAAAATCTACCCCCAATGAGCAGACCAGGAAGAAGAAATAA
- a CDS encoding type VI immunity family protein, whose translation MSTTHQMFTVEEKDLFIELLKEWPNSESGTELASHSVSPFISFYFHPSRDDHRDVALLMVDIHEAFEQLLDHPYTMTIHPDAERPHPYPEEEPELRKQAIEAHPSLTFAFWFTDEANHASSPTTAGHFWRSRLEAEGTRTNYSSVSFYYRWQWWLDNRTAWRQFVFKTIDLLKAHQVYSGFAMANPMEYGTRAEVTTWERALTPAFYGLDIEYPFGMRDELPNGIRPPTWAFLLADHWREKLDLSREQLREALAHPRISITELHSGQWIELGEQPELYPVEHGVPELPMLLNRLLKPIRYDDLGLLGFGQWDGDPNERFTDADSRRWMARFDVDSDWPAPAHRLIKPKPPAPAQASQPLSMVAGMTCTQAGWWLVPGVAGSRREFKQGEMLPTLPQQSSNSLALWQRDPDQTPPEPARHAYSGEPAPRAGRWEVESDRCVECTVQLNERLPRHESQSVRWLWTVSGMRARSGETCPYPGKWVCDYKPGSERLFDYAALMPRVDDEKVVWRWLGLVQI comes from the coding sequence ATGAGCACAACTCATCAGATGTTTACCGTTGAAGAAAAGGATCTTTTTATCGAATTATTGAAAGAGTGGCCAAACTCTGAATCTGGCACCGAGCTCGCTTCGCATAGCGTCAGCCCTTTCATAAGCTTCTATTTCCATCCCTCCCGTGACGACCATCGGGATGTCGCTCTATTGATGGTGGATATCCACGAAGCCTTCGAGCAACTGCTCGACCATCCTTACACCATGACCATACATCCGGATGCAGAACGCCCCCATCCTTACCCCGAGGAGGAACCTGAGCTGCGCAAGCAGGCTATAGAGGCCCATCCGAGCCTAACCTTCGCTTTCTGGTTCACAGATGAAGCAAACCATGCCTCTTCCCCGACGACGGCAGGTCATTTCTGGCGCAGTCGGCTCGAGGCTGAGGGAACCAGAACCAATTATTCCTCAGTCTCGTTCTATTACCGCTGGCAGTGGTGGCTGGACAACCGCACTGCCTGGCGCCAGTTCGTGTTCAAGACCATTGATCTGCTCAAGGCTCATCAGGTCTACAGCGGTTTCGCCATGGCCAACCCAATGGAATATGGCACGCGGGCGGAAGTTACCACTTGGGAGCGCGCGCTGACCCCGGCTTTCTATGGGCTCGACATCGAGTACCCTTTTGGCATGCGCGACGAACTACCCAACGGCATCCGCCCTCCCACCTGGGCCTTCCTGCTGGCCGATCACTGGCGCGAAAAACTCGACCTGAGCCGTGAACAGCTACGCGAAGCACTCGCCCACCCCCGCATCAGCATCACCGAACTGCACAGCGGCCAATGGATCGAGCTGGGTGAACAGCCCGAGCTTTACCCCGTCGAACACGGCGTGCCCGAACTGCCCATGCTTTTGAACAGGTTACTCAAGCCCATTCGTTACGACGACCTGGGCTTATTGGGCTTCGGCCAATGGGACGGCGACCCGAATGAGCGCTTCACCGACGCCGACAGCAGACGCTGGATGGCACGTTTCGATGTCGACAGCGACTGGCCGGCGCCAGCACATCGACTGATCAAGCCAAAGCCGCCCGCCCCCGCCCAAGCCTCCCAACCGCTTAGCATGGTGGCAGGCATGACATGCACTCAAGCCGGCTGGTGGCTTGTGCCCGGCGTTGCTGGTTCGCGCCGCGAGTTCAAGCAAGGCGAAATGCTGCCAACGCTCCCCCAGCAATCCAGTAACAGCCTGGCACTGTGGCAGCGCGATCCCGATCAAACACCCCCAGAGCCAGCCCGGCACGCCTACAGTGGCGAACCCGCCCCGCGCGCTGGCCGCTGGGAGGTGGAATCTGACCGCTGCGTGGAGTGCACCGTCCAGTTGAATGAACGCCTGCCGCGGCATGAAAGCCAGAGCGTACGCTGGCTGTGGACCGTCAGCGGCATGCGTGCACGCAGCGGTGAAACTTGTCCTTACCCCGGAAAGTGGGTATGCGATTACAAACCGGGCAGCGAGCGGCTATTCGATTACGCCGCCCTGATGCCTCGGGTTGATGATGAGAAAGTCGTGTGGCGTTGGTTGGGGCTGGTGCAGATATGA
- a CDS encoding VRR-NUC domain-containing protein, translating into MPGPLAPAVARIIDGAYRAYRANQAFENTKTAAELAQLALQIAERRKQIKQTLRDTIEAMTREIEVKSSTFAVVDRGGNSTVSRRGQENITFKEYIERKVPFRPAISQVCAVALQMPIKVPRRIRKKIAGDTVQITIEIALKQFTASLFFEAVDEALAWRSPLKAEPNYNGSSRKALLGDPATRPKRFGSAVQPFWPRPKGLLAPDLVVVEYRQEPFEIENVFAAVEIKFPGDWAREEQLNDYVRLMTPQTGVNPHKVGKEKVALLRVPEDCVGFAADEKNSSTIKGNKNRR; encoded by the coding sequence ATGCCCGGTCCCCTAGCCCCCGCGGTCGCCCGGATTATCGACGGTGCCTACCGCGCCTATCGGGCCAATCAAGCGTTCGAAAATACCAAGACCGCCGCCGAGCTGGCCCAGCTCGCCTTGCAAATTGCCGAGCGCAGGAAGCAGATCAAGCAAACCCTTCGCGACACCATTGAAGCGATGACCCGCGAAATCGAGGTCAAGAGTTCGACCTTTGCCGTGGTGGATCGCGGTGGCAACAGCACGGTGTCCCGACGAGGCCAGGAAAACATCACGTTCAAGGAATACATCGAACGCAAGGTGCCTTTTCGCCCGGCGATCAGCCAGGTCTGCGCCGTTGCGTTGCAGATGCCGATCAAGGTGCCGCGTCGTATACGCAAGAAAATCGCCGGCGATACGGTGCAAATCACCATCGAGATCGCCCTCAAGCAGTTCACCGCCTCGTTGTTTTTCGAGGCCGTCGACGAAGCGCTGGCATGGCGCAGCCCGCTCAAGGCGGAACCCAACTACAACGGCAGCAGCAGGAAGGCGTTGTTGGGTGATCCGGCCACGCGGCCCAAGCGCTTTGGAAGTGCCGTGCAGCCTTTTTGGCCACGGCCCAAGGGCTTGCTTGCGCCGGACCTGGTGGTCGTTGAGTACCGGCAGGAGCCGTTTGAAATCGAGAATGTGTTTGCGGCGGTAGAGATCAAGTTTCCGGGGGATTGGGCGAGGGAAGAACAACTGAATGATTACGTCCGGCTCATGACACCGCAAACAGGCGTCAATCCACACAAAGTCGGCAAGGAAAAAGTTGCACTGCTTCGGGTTCCGGAAGATTGCGTTGGTTTCGCAGCAGATGAGAAGAACAGCTCAACAATCAAAGGCAACAAAAACAGGAGATAG
- a CDS encoding type VI immunity family protein: MSTTHRLFDEEERDEFIAELKEWPNTDWGTDEVARHSVSPFISFYFHPSRDDHRDVALLMVDIHEAFEQLLGHPYTMTIHPDAERPHPYPEEEPELRKQAIEAHPSLTFAFWFTDEANHASSPTTAGHFWRSRLEAEGTRTNYSSVSFYYRWQWWLDNRTAWRQFVFKTIDLLKAHQVYSGFAMANPMEYGTRAEVTTWERALTPAFYGLDIEYPFGMRDELPNGIRPPTWAFLLADHWREKLDLSREQLREALTHPRISITELHSGQWIELGEQPELYPVEHGVPELPMLLNRLLKPIRYDDLGLLGFGQWDGDPNERFTDADSRRWMARFDADSDWPAPTHRLIKPKPSAPAQASQPLSMVAGMTCTQAGWWLVPGVAGSRREFKQGEMLPTLPQQSSNSLALWQRDPDQTPPEPARHAYSGEPAPRAGRWEMETDRCMECTVQLNERLPWHESQSVRWLWTVSGMRARSGETCPYPGKWVCDYKPGTERLFDYAALMPHVDGEKVVWRWLGLVQI, from the coding sequence GTGAGTACCACTCATAGACTATTTGATGAAGAAGAGCGTGATGAGTTTATTGCAGAGCTTAAAGAGTGGCCCAACACCGACTGGGGTACTGATGAGGTAGCCCGTCATAGCGTCAGCCCTTTCATAAGCTTCTATTTCCATCCCTCCCGTGACGACCATCGGGATGTCGCTCTATTGATGGTGGATATCCACGAAGCCTTCGAGCAACTACTCGGCCACCCTTACACCATGACCATACATCCGGATGCAGAACGCCCTCATCCTTACCCCGAGGAGGAACCTGAGCTGCGCAAGCAGGCTATAGAGGCCCATCCGAGCCTAACCTTCGCTTTCTGGTTCACAGATGAAGCAAACCATGCCTCTTCCCCGACGACGGCAGGTCATTTCTGGCGCAGTCGGCTCGAGGCTGAGGGAACCAGAACCAATTATTCCTCAGTCTCGTTCTATTACCGCTGGCAGTGGTGGCTGGACAACCGCACCGCCTGGCGCCAGTTCGTGTTCAAGACCATTGATCTGCTCAAGGCTCATCAGGTCTACAGCGGTTTCGCCATGGCCAACCCAATGGAATATGGCACGCGGGCGGAAGTTACCACTTGGGAGCGCGCGCTGACCCCGGCTTTCTATGGGCTCGACATCGAGTACCCTTTTGGCATGCGCGACGAACTACCCAACGGCATCCGCCCTCCAACCTGGGCCTTCCTGCTGGCCGATCACTGGCGCGAAAAACTCGACCTGAGCCGTGAACAGCTACGCGAAGCACTCACCCACCCCCGCATCAGCATCACCGAACTGCACAGCGGCCAATGGATCGAGCTGGGTGAACAGCCGGAGCTATATCCCGTCGAACACGGCGTGCCCGAACTGCCCATGCTTTTGAACAGGTTACTCAAGCCCATTCGTTACGACGACCTAGGCTTATTGGGCTTCGGCCAATGGGACGGCGACCCGAATGAGCGCTTCACCGACGCCGACAGCAGACGCTGGATGGCACGTTTCGATGCCGACAGCGACTGGCCGGCGCCAACACATCGACTGATCAAGCCAAAGCCGTCCGCCCCCGCCCAAGCCTCCCAACCGCTTAGCATGGTTGCAGGCATGACATGCACTCAAGCCGGCTGGTGGCTTGTACCCGGCGTTGCTGGTTCGCGTCGCGAGTTCAAGCAAGGCGAAATGCTGCCAACGCTCCCCCAGCAATCCAGTAACAGCCTGGCACTGTGGCAGCGCGATCCCGATCAAACACCCCCAGAGCCAGCCCGGCACGCCTACAGTGGCGAACCCGCCCCGCGCGCTGGCCGCTGGGAAATGGAGACGGATCGCTGCATGGAGTGCACCGTCCAGTTGAATGAACGCCTGCCGTGGCATGAAAGCCAGAGCGTACGCTGGCTGTGGACCGTCAGCGGCATGCGTGCACGCAGCGGTGAAACCTGCCCTTATCCGGGTAAATGGGTGTGCGACTACAAACCCGGTACCGAGCGGCTATTCGATTACGCCGCCCTGATGCCGCACGTGGACGGTGAAAAAGTTGTCTGGCGCTGGCTAGGGCTGGTGCAGATTTGA
- the poxB gene encoding ubiquinone-dependent pyruvate dehydrogenase, giving the protein MAKINLARQLATTLEQAGIKRIWGLTGDSLNGLTDALRSMDSIEWMHVRHEEVAAFAAGAEAAATGELAVCAGSCGPGNLHLINGLFDCHRNHVPVLAIAAQIPSSEVGLNYFQETHPQELFKECSHFIELVSNPEQMPHVLHRAMRSAILNRGVAVVVIPGDVSLLEVEDKLKPWPALHAPRTLPAEADLQRLSDMLQSSEKVTLLCGSGCAGAHDQVVALADTLGAPVVHALRGKEHVEWDNPFDVGMTGLIGFSSGYHAMLDCDTLIMLGTDFPYRQFYPTDAKIIQVDRDPQALGRRATLDLGIAADVSETIGALLPRLTRKTDRSFLETSLKHYERARQGLDDLAQPSKADRPIHPQYVARLLSELADDDAIFTADVGSPTVWAARYLKMNGKRRLIGSFNHGSMANAMPQAIGAQAAFPGRQVISMSGDGGFTMLMGDFISLAQLQLPVKLVVFNNSSLGFVAMEMKAAGYLDTGTELKNPDFAAMSNAMGILGIRVEQSEDLEPALRRALAHDGPVLVDVVTATQELVMPPSIKLEQAKGFSLYMLKAVMSGRGDEVIELARTNWLR; this is encoded by the coding sequence ATGGCGAAAATCAACCTGGCCCGGCAGTTGGCGACCACCCTTGAACAGGCGGGTATCAAGCGCATCTGGGGCCTGACCGGCGACAGCCTCAATGGCCTCACCGACGCCCTGCGCAGCATGGACAGCATCGAGTGGATGCATGTGCGCCACGAAGAAGTGGCTGCGTTCGCCGCCGGCGCTGAGGCCGCCGCCACCGGTGAGTTGGCCGTGTGTGCCGGCAGTTGCGGGCCGGGCAACCTGCATTTGATCAATGGCCTGTTCGACTGCCATCGCAACCATGTGCCGGTGCTGGCGATTGCCGCGCAAATTCCATCCTCGGAAGTTGGCCTGAATTACTTTCAGGAAACCCACCCCCAGGAACTGTTCAAGGAGTGCAGCCACTTTATCGAGCTGGTGAGCAACCCCGAGCAGATGCCCCATGTGCTGCATCGCGCCATGCGGTCGGCGATCCTCAATCGGGGCGTGGCGGTGGTGGTGATTCCGGGGGACGTGTCGCTGCTGGAGGTGGAAGACAAGCTCAAGCCATGGCCGGCGCTGCATGCACCGCGCACGTTGCCGGCAGAGGCCGATCTGCAGCGCTTGAGCGATATGCTCCAGAGCAGTGAAAAAGTCACGCTGCTGTGCGGCAGCGGTTGCGCCGGTGCCCATGACCAGGTGGTGGCGCTGGCCGACACCCTCGGCGCGCCGGTGGTGCACGCGCTGCGCGGCAAGGAGCATGTGGAATGGGATAATCCTTTTGATGTGGGCATGACCGGCCTGATTGGCTTCAGCTCCGGCTACCACGCGATGCTCGACTGCGACACGCTGATCATGCTCGGCACCGACTTCCCTTACCGTCAGTTCTATCCGACCGACGCCAAAATTATCCAGGTTGACCGCGATCCCCAGGCCCTGGGTCGACGCGCGACCCTGGACCTGGGCATCGCGGCCGATGTCAGTGAGACCATCGGTGCGCTGTTGCCGCGCCTGACCCGCAAGACCGATCGCAGCTTCCTCGAAACTTCCCTCAAGCACTACGAAAGAGCCCGCCAGGGCCTGGATGATCTGGCGCAACCGTCCAAAGCGGATCGACCGATCCACCCCCAATACGTGGCGCGCCTGCTCAGCGAGCTGGCCGATGACGATGCGATTTTCACCGCCGATGTCGGTTCACCGACCGTGTGGGCCGCGCGCTACCTGAAGATGAACGGCAAGCGCCGCCTGATCGGCTCGTTCAACCACGGTTCCATGGCCAACGCGATGCCCCAGGCCATCGGCGCACAGGCAGCGTTCCCGGGTCGGCAGGTGATCTCGATGTCCGGCGATGGTGGATTCACTATGTTGATGGGGGATTTCATTTCCCTGGCGCAACTGCAACTGCCGGTCAAACTCGTAGTGTTCAACAACTCGTCCCTGGGCTTTGTCGCCATGGAGATGAAGGCGGCGGGTTACCTGGACACCGGCACGGAGCTGAAAAACCCGGACTTCGCGGCCATGTCCAATGCGATGGGCATTTTGGGCATTCGCGTGGAGCAATCCGAAGACCTGGAGCCGGCCCTGCGCCGCGCGCTGGCCCATGATGGCCCGGTGTTGGTGGATGTGGTGACCGCCACTCAGGAACTGGTGATGCCGCCGAGCATCAAGCTGGAACAGGCCAAGGGGTTCAGCCTGTACATGCTCAAGGCGGTGATGAGCGGGCGTGGCGATGAAGTGATCGAACTGGCGCGCACCAACTGGCTGCGTTGA
- a CDS encoding NADPH-dependent FMN reductase — translation MSKVYTIAVLVGSLRKDSINRKVALALAELAPANLKLNIVEIGDLPLYNEDIEGAAAPQAYSTFRQQVSSSDAVLFVTPEYNRSVPAPLKNAIDVGSRPYGQSVWGAKPGAIISVSPGAIGGFGANHHLRQSLVFLDVWCMQMPEAYLGGAGSVFDEAGKLSEKTRPFLQSFIDAYGKWVEKLKG, via the coding sequence ATGAGCAAGGTCTACACGATTGCCGTCCTGGTTGGCAGCTTGAGAAAAGACTCGATCAACCGCAAGGTCGCCTTGGCCCTGGCCGAACTGGCGCCTGCCAACCTGAAGCTGAACATTGTGGAAATCGGCGATTTGCCGCTCTACAACGAGGACATAGAGGGTGCAGCCGCGCCGCAAGCCTACAGCACTTTCCGTCAACAGGTGAGTTCATCCGACGCGGTGCTGTTCGTCACGCCCGAATACAACCGTTCCGTGCCTGCGCCGTTGAAGAATGCCATCGACGTGGGGTCCCGCCCGTATGGGCAGAGTGTCTGGGGCGCCAAGCCAGGAGCGATCATCAGCGTGTCGCCAGGCGCCATTGGCGGCTTTGGCGCCAACCATCACCTGCGCCAGTCCCTGGTGTTTCTTGACGTGTGGTGCATGCAGATGCCGGAAGCCTACCTGGGCGGAGCGGGCAGTGTGTTCGATGAGGCGGGCAAGCTGTCCGAGAAGACCAGGCCATTCCTGCAGTCATTCATCGACGCCTACGGCAAATGGGTCGAAAAGCTAAAAGGCTGA
- a CDS encoding LysR substrate-binding domain-containing protein has product MRLRHIEVIQAILQTGHLGTAAEWLQLPVGEVDATLRDAELQLGFMLFASVRGRLQATRETLQLQTHIAPLYEALEPIQRLASRLKHHHAPTLRVLCTPPLANQLLPHSIALLRRRFQDTPCNLSSQPTREIVRSLLLHETDVGLSLHDPEHPHIQSSVLAQGKLQLLAPHGWLKPRQKYIALQDLAGQSMIGLEGQDPLSRLLDAKLQALRPLPVVQTRVQTYQMMRSMVEAGEGLAVVDPFTACGAREAGLDVCPISPPISVSLYALTLQDGAPSPALSALLEIVTQQAETLLANDMKPM; this is encoded by the coding sequence ATGCGTTTACGTCATATCGAAGTGATTCAGGCCATCTTGCAGACCGGACACCTCGGCACGGCCGCCGAGTGGTTGCAACTCCCTGTGGGCGAAGTGGACGCCACCCTCAGGGATGCCGAGCTGCAGCTGGGCTTCATGCTGTTTGCCAGTGTACGCGGGCGCCTGCAAGCCACCCGTGAAACCCTGCAGTTGCAGACACACATCGCGCCCCTGTACGAAGCGCTGGAGCCGATACAGCGCCTAGCCAGCCGCTTGAAACATCACCACGCGCCAACTTTGCGTGTGCTGTGCACCCCGCCGCTGGCTAACCAGTTGTTGCCCCACAGCATCGCCCTGCTGCGCCGACGGTTCCAGGACACGCCGTGCAACCTGTCGAGCCAGCCGACCCGGGAGATCGTGCGCAGCCTGTTGCTGCATGAAACCGATGTAGGCCTGAGCCTGCATGATCCGGAACACCCGCACATTCAAAGCAGCGTGCTGGCCCAGGGCAAACTGCAATTGCTCGCGCCCCATGGCTGGCTCAAACCCAGGCAGAAGTACATCGCGCTGCAGGACCTGGCGGGACAGTCGATGATTGGCCTGGAGGGCCAGGACCCGTTGAGCCGCCTGCTGGATGCCAAGCTGCAAGCTTTGCGCCCCTTGCCGGTGGTGCAGACGCGCGTACAGACGTACCAGATGATGCGCAGCATGGTCGAAGCCGGCGAAGGCCTGGCGGTGGTCGACCCGTTCACCGCCTGCGGTGCACGGGAAGCGGGGCTGGATGTGTGCCCGATCTCGCCACCGATCAGTGTCAGCCTGTATGCACTGACCCTGCAGGACGGAGCCCCGTCACCGGCCCTGAGCGCGCTGCTGGAGATCGTGACGCAACAGGCCGAAACCCTGTTAGCCAACGACATGAAACCTATGTAG
- a CDS encoding GNAT family N-acetyltransferase translates to MQAVMNPKYPGLSVRVADEGFDAYVWGNDFSFEVSAYGVPQMDKRVDQWPVERILPYRKCYGIDPEEFASFRNAPDSAIFMAYLDDRAVGHVVVSTNWNGFAHVDELAVALPARRHGVAKALLDVAQFWARKKNLPGMMLETQNNNLGACRLYERSGYVMGGIDQLRYRGIDPQTREVAIFWYRLFKTEVNSI, encoded by the coding sequence ATGCAAGCTGTCATGAACCCGAAGTATCCAGGGCTCAGTGTGCGAGTCGCCGATGAAGGCTTCGACGCTTATGTATGGGGCAATGACTTCAGTTTCGAAGTCAGTGCCTATGGTGTGCCGCAGATGGACAAGCGCGTCGATCAGTGGCCGGTGGAGCGCATCCTGCCGTACCGCAAGTGCTATGGCATCGACCCGGAAGAGTTCGCCAGCTTTCGCAACGCGCCTGACAGTGCGATCTTCATGGCCTATCTGGATGATCGCGCGGTCGGGCACGTTGTGGTCAGTACCAACTGGAACGGCTTTGCCCATGTCGACGAGTTGGCGGTGGCGCTGCCTGCGCGGCGTCACGGTGTGGCCAAGGCGCTGTTGGATGTGGCGCAGTTCTGGGCACGCAAGAAAAACCTGCCGGGCATGATGCTCGAAACCCAGAACAACAACCTGGGTGCCTGCCGCCTGTATGAGCGTAGCGGCTATGTAATGGGGGGAATCGATCAACTGCGCTATCGCGGGATCGATCCGCAGACCCGTGAAGTGGCGATTTTCTGGTATCGGCTGTTCAAGACTGAAGTCAACTCGATCTGA